In the genome of Streptomyces sp. SAI-127, the window CCGCCCGGCAGCCGTCCGGAAGCTGAGAGCCGCGACAGCGCGCCGACTCTTCTCCGTCCCCCCGGCCCCCGGAACCCGCGTCCGACCATCGCAGACAAGGACCTCCATGTCCGAGCGCATCCCCACCCACAGCACGCCGATTCCCCGCCGCTTCGAAGGCCGCACCGTCCTGGTCACCGGCGCCGGCACCGGTTACGGCGCCGAGATCGCCGTCCGCGCCGCCCAGGAGGGCGCCAACGTCGCCGTCCACTACCGCAGCTCCGCCGCCGGAGCCGACAAGACCGTCGCCCGCATCAAAGAGGTCGGCGGCGAGGCGTTCACCGTGCAGGCCGACATCGCCGTCCACGCCGATGTGATCCGCATGGCCGAGGAGGTCTTCATCCAGTTCGGCGGCCTGGACGTGCTGGTCAACAACGTCGGTGACGTGGCGGGCGACCAGATGTCCTGGCACGATCTCACCGAGGAGTCCATCGACCACGTGCTCGCCGTGGACATCAAGGGAACGATGCTCTGCACACACGAGTTCGGCTCCCGGATGCTGGACCAGGGCCATGGCGCGATCGTCAACATCGGCTCCACCGTCATCGTGCGCGGCAGCGCGCGGGCTCCGCAGTACGCCGCCGCGAAGTACGGCATCCTCGGCATCACCAAGTCCTACGCACAGGCGCTCGCCCCCGTCGTTCGGGTCAACACCTTCGCGCCCGGCTTCATCGAGACCGAGACGCTACTGGGCCGCGAGGACTGGAAATCCGGCCGCCGCGAGGACATGATCGCCAAGACCCCGATGGGCCGCATCCCCGGGCCGGCCCAACTCGCGGGCACCGCGCTCTTCCTCGCCACAGACGACGCCGCCCACATGACCGGCGTCTACCTCAACGCCGACGGCGGCTTCAACATGATCGGCGCCTGAGACAGGCGCGCCGAATTCCCGGTCACCAGGAGCAGCACCGCGCAGGCCTGTCACGTCACCGACCACGGCCGGTCAACTATTTTGCCGGCGCTCCTGGGCGGAAACGAAGCTTCCAGAAGGACTCCTTGTGGACAGCCCGGCGAGCGCTGCGTGCACCGGATGATCACCGACCTCGGCGTCCTCGACGTCACCACCTACGGCCTCGTCCTGGTCGAGACGGCACCCGGCGTCATGGGTCACCTTTGCGGACGGGCGTCCTGAATGAGGCTTCACACACGAGCGGGTGCGGTTCACCGCGATGAATGATGGGAGTCAACGATGACAACGGCCGCTACTCCGGTGTCCGATGTGGACATCTTCGCCGACGAGGTCCTGACCGATCCCTACCCCGCCTACGCGGTGTTGCGGGAGGCAGGCGCCGCGGTGTACCTGGAGCGCTACGACTGCTGGGCCCTGCCCCGGTACGAAGACGTACGGGCGGCGCTGCGCGACCACGAACGGTTCTCCTCCGTGGACAGCGTGGGCTACGAGCCATCGCTGAACGAGGCCCGCCGGGGTGGTGTGCTGGCGACGGACCCGCCGGAACACGACGTGCTGCGCTCGGTGCTGTCGGAGAGCCTGTCCCCGCGCGCGCTGGCGGGCCTGAACGACGACATCGGTCGGCGCGCGACGGAACTGGTCGAGTCCGTGGTGGCCCGCGGTTCATTCGACGTCGTGGGTGATCTGGCGCGCGTGTTCCCGCTGACGGTGGTGGCGGATCTGATCGGGATGCCCCTCCGCGCGCGGGACGAGGTGCTCGTGTTCGCCGACGCGTTCTTCAACACCTTCGGCCCTCTCAACGAGCGGACGACGGCGTCGGTGCAGGTTGCCGACCGGCTGCTCGACGAGCTCATCTCGATGATGAACCGCGACAACCTCGTGCCAGGTGGCTGGGGCGAGGCGCTGTACCAGGCGGCCGACCGGGGCGTGATCGGGGAGCACCAGGTGGGACGGTTGTTGCGCGCGTACCTGGTGGCGAGCATGGACACGACGATCAACGCGATCAGCAGCGCGCTGTGGTTGTTCGCCGAGCACCCGACCGCCTGGACGGCCCTGCGCG includes:
- a CDS encoding SDR family oxidoreductase; this encodes MSERIPTHSTPIPRRFEGRTVLVTGAGTGYGAEIAVRAAQEGANVAVHYRSSAAGADKTVARIKEVGGEAFTVQADIAVHADVIRMAEEVFIQFGGLDVLVNNVGDVAGDQMSWHDLTEESIDHVLAVDIKGTMLCTHEFGSRMLDQGHGAIVNIGSTVIVRGSARAPQYAAAKYGILGITKSYAQALAPVVRVNTFAPGFIETETLLGREDWKSGRREDMIAKTPMGRIPGPAQLAGTALFLATDDAAHMTGVYLNADGGFNMIGA
- a CDS encoding cytochrome P450; this encodes MTTAATPVSDVDIFADEVLTDPYPAYAVLREAGAAVYLERYDCWALPRYEDVRAALRDHERFSSVDSVGYEPSLNEARRGGVLATDPPEHDVLRSVLSESLSPRALAGLNDDIGRRATELVESVVARGSFDVVGDLARVFPLTVVADLIGMPLRARDEVLVFADAFFNTFGPLNERTTASVQVADRLLDELISMMNRDNLVPGGWGEALYQAADRGVIGEHQVGRLLRAYLVASMDTTINAISSALWLFAEHPTAWTALRADRTLLRSAFEEVVRFESPVQTFFRRTTRAVEIDGATIPAGAQVAMLFGSANRDPRKWPEPDTFDIGRAPMDHVGFGSGVHACAGQGLARVEGKAILSALLDHVEAIHLTGPPRRHLNNVIRGLDSLPVTVTSGAST